Proteins from a single region of Oncorhynchus tshawytscha isolate Ot180627B linkage group LG03, Otsh_v2.0, whole genome shotgun sequence:
- the LOC112238640 gene encoding ELL-associated factor 2: MNGITYSNFDNLEHVLKLGETFEKQPKGAYHTVRYDFKPASIDTACVGELEVGQGEQVTITLPNLEGSTAPVTVFKGSKRPYMKECILIVNHDTGEYRLEKLNSNIAVKKTRAEGSSKIQSRIEQQTSRLSQQMKTSGNGSSSKTPAGSKSSPPKENMSPASPMDDIERELMAEARVMDQMSSGDSSSDSHSSSSSSSGDSSSGSDSEDESRHPPPPRPPGGPPTGPPPHQGMPVLTTVTTTSPPSPTRSGGHLLSTLKNDLQLSESGSESDDD; this comes from the exons ATGAATGGAATAACATACTCAAACTTTGATAATCTCGAACATGTTTTAAAATTAGGCGAAACATTTGAGAAACAACCAAAAGGCGCTTACCACACGGTGAGAT ATGACTTTAAACCAGCCTCCATTGACACCGCCTGTGTGGGGGAGCTGGAGGTGGGACAGGGAGAACAAGTTACTATCACACTGCCCAATCTGGAG GGATCCACTGCCCCTGTAACAGTCTTCAAAGGATCCAAGAGGCCTTATATGAAGGAATGTATTCTCATCGTAAACCACGATACTGGAGAGTACCGTCTGGAGAAACTCAACAGCAACATTGCCGTCAAGAAGACCAG GGCTGAAGGCAGCAGTAAGATCCAGTCTCGTATAGAGCAGCAGACCAGTCGTCTGAGCCAGCAGATGaagactagtggtaatggtagcagCAGCAAGACTCCAGCAGGCTCCAAGAGCTCTCCTCCCAAAGAGAATATGTCCCCTGCCTCCCCCATGGATGACATTGAGAGAG AGCTAATGGCAGAGGCGCGGGTCATGGACCAGATGAGTAGTGGGGACTCGTCCTCAGACTCCCACAGCTCCTCATCCTCCAGTAGTGGGGACAGTTCCAGCGGTAGTGACTCTGAGGACGAGTCCCggcacccccctccccctagaCCCCCTGGGGGTCCCCCCACAGGGCCACCACCCCACCAGGGCATGCCTGTCCTCACCACTgtcaccaccacctccccaccatcaccaACTCGCAGTGGAGGACACCTATTGAGCACACTAA AGAATGACCTGCAATTAAGTGAGTCTGGCAGTGAAAGTGACGATGACTGA